The following nucleotide sequence is from Dehalogenimonas formicexedens.
CCAGATCTCCGATGATTCAGCGTTGCGGGAGATGGCGGCGAAAATCATTGGCGATAATCCAGCCGCTGTCGCGGATTTCAAAGCGGGCAAGGAGCAGTCGCTGAAATTCCTCGTCGGCCAGATGATGAAACTGTCCAAAGGGCGAGCCAACCCGGCAGTGGCTTCTGATATAATATTGCAAAAGCTCAAGGAAGGTTAATTTAAGCCCGCGGGCACGGCGCGCCGTGCCCCTACAGGAAGGTTAAAACATGCTGACATTCTTACTCGTTGCCCAGATAATCGTCGCTGTCGCGCTGGGCCTGGCGGCGTTGTTGCAGGTCCGCGGCGGCGGATTAGGCGGCATTTTCGGGCAGTCCGACACTGTTTTCCGCACCAAGCGCGGCATTGAAAAGACGCTTTTCCAGATGACCATCGTCCTGGTCGTCCTCCTGGTTCTCATTTCCATCTGGGTGTTGCTGGTAATCTAACTTAAAATACTCTCGCCGCGATCCCGCGGTCGAGTATCATGAGAGGGCGGGGCCAAACTCGCCCGGGGGTGGGTCATGTCCGGCATTATCACCCTGACTACCGACTTTGGGGATTCCGGCGGCTATATCGCCGCCATGAAGGGCGTCATCCTGGGTATCGCCCCTGAGACCCAGATTGTCGATATCAGCCACCGCATCTCACCGCAGAACGTCTTCGAGGCCGCTTTTACCCTTGCAACGGTTTACCGCTTCTTTCCGGAGAACACCGTTCACCTGGTTGTAGTCGATCCCGGGGTCGGCACCGGCCGCAAGATCATTACCGTTAAAACGCCCGAGGGCATATTTGTCGGCCCTGACAACGGGGTGTTTTCGTACGTCCTCAGAGATTATGCGACCCAAATTGGCCCTTCGGAGGACGGCCGGCATCGCGCCGAACTTGCTGCGGCGGCCCAAGCGGTGGCCGTCACCAACAGCCGGCACTTCCGCCAACCGGTATCGAACACCTTCCATGGACGCGATATCATGGCTCCCGTGGCGGCGATGCTCTCGAAGGGATTTGAGTTAACCGCTTTCGGAGAACCCATGGACCGCCTTGTTATGCTCGATTTGCCGCAGGCAACCAGGCAGACCGACGGGTCGATTCTGGGTCGCATTGTCATTGTCGACAGCTTCGGCAATCTCATCACCGATGTCCGCGCCGATGACCTGCCTTTGGGTAACCGACTGCGCGTCGAATTGGGCAAATACGTTATAAGCGGGCTGAAAAAGACCTATGCCGAGGGTACCGGATTGATAGCTCTCATCGGGTCCTCAGGTTACCTGGAAATAGCTGTGCCTGGGGGAAGTGCGGCGGCTTCAACCGGCATTCAAGCGGGCGGCAAAATCAGAATTTCATCCGAATAACAGGGTTCTGGCAATTAATCGATTGCGTGTAATCGCCGAAATCAGTTCATAGCTCAGTGAACTCCCCGGCTGGAACCGGAACAGCGCCGCAAGGTTCTGCGGCTTGAATTTGGAATTTTGGTCCTTTGAATTTGTTTAGGATTTCGTGCTTGGTGCTTGGAATTTAAAAAAGAGGCGGGTGCCTAGCTAGTCCGCTTAAGCACCCGCCCCAAGATTGAACTCTTTTGAACCCTTGGTTGAAACCAGATTGGTTGGAACCAGTGGATCCTTGAGACCTATTCTATTTTCGTTACCCGGGAAAGTTCTTCGCCCTTTACTTTTCCGTCCTGGTCAGAAAACCAGATGGGTTTCAATCCTCACTTATGAAAAGCTCAAGAGCCTTCGTCCTGACTCCTCGCCATGGACATTGACTAGGATTTCCCACCTCCCAGCGAGGAGCATGTGCACGGAAAGAGCCAAATCCCGAGAACGGCTTGTCTCTCTACCATTCGCCCTCCTTTCGCTTTATTTGGGTGACCCTGTGAGTACTAGTACCGGTACTCACACCTATAACCTACTCCCAATCCGGTATAAGGTCAACGGTAAGTGTAGCTAAACAGGCGGATTTGCCGGCAATCACCATAATCGTTCACTCGTATTAACCCGTCTCCAAGCCCGTTTTTCTTCTCTTATCGCGTTATGAATACCGTGTTCATAAACCCATATATCCATCTGATTCGTATTTTGACCGGTCAAACCGGAATACCGGTTTATGTTAAAATCAGTCGATGCGGATTGATATTCTGACGCTGTTCCCGGAAATGTTTGCCGGACCGTTTTCCGAAAGCATCTTGAAACGGGCCGCCGAAAAGGGCCTTCTGGAGATCCACTTTCACCAGATCCGGGACTATACCCATGACAAACACCACGTCGTGGATGACACGCCCTACGGCGGCGGTGCCGGCATGGTTATGAAACCGGAGCCTGTGGTGGAGGCCATCGAATCCGTAAAAAGGCTGTCAGATGCGGAATCAAGGACAATTCTGCTGTCCCCCTCCGGAAAACTCTTCAGCCAGGGTATTGCTGCGGAACTTGCTCTAAAATCACGCCTCATCCTCATCGCCGGACATTACGAAGGGTTCGACGAACGGGTGAGATCATATATCGACGACGAGATCAGCATCGGGGATTACGTCCTCTCCGGGGGCGAACTGCCCGCTATGGTCATCGTGGACGCCGTGGCAAGGCTCATTCCCGGCGTCCTGGGATGCGGAGAGTCCCACGTTGAGGAATCCCACAGCCAGGGGCTCCTGGAATATCCCCACTATACCCGCCCTCCGGAATTCCGGGGGACACCCGTGCCGGCGATTCTCCTCTCAGGAAATCACGCAGAGATTGCCAAATGGCGGCGCAAAGAATCGCTGAAACGCACCTCGGAACGGAGACCGGACATGTTGGCTGGTGTCGCGTTATCAAAGGCCGACCGGAAAACGTTAGCCGAACTAAATTCGGAACCGGAGGCGACGCGTGAAACTGACAGCCAAACGGGCTAAGATCTTCGTGGCGCCTATCGGCATTGTGGTTACCTTGTCTCTGGGCATCACCTTTGGCGACGCCGTTTTTAATAACGAGTTGACCGCTTTCGGATTCCTCATTCTCGTTTTTTGGCTGGTCGCCATGTTCATCGACGGTCTGGCTCAGGATATGAACGACAGGAATATGCGAACATAGCCTGAAATCTTCTATCACCCCTCCCCGTTTTAAATATCCGGGGGCCTGCCTTCCGTTTGATATTGGATATTTGGTATTTGTTATTTGTTTGGTATTTGGAACTTGGGATTTGAGGTTTCCGGCGCCTTTAGCCGGCTGGGCTTGCCATCAACCCCCCATTTGTGATTTACTATTCAGTCTGTGACATTGAATTTATCCGCCTGGTGATGACCGGGGCGGGCAAGACAAGGAGTTCCCAGGTATGAGAATTGATGAATTGGTGCCTCCGGTGGTCAAAGCCGAGTTTCCGGAGATCAACCCCGGCGACACCGTCAAAGTGCATTACCGGATTATCGAAGGTGATAAGGAACGCATCCAGGTGTTCCAGGGCATTGTTCTGAGGAAACGCTCCGGCGCCGATGGCGGCAACTTCACAGTGCGCCGCGTATCTTACGGTGTCGGCGTCGAACGCATATTTCCTTTCACCTCGCCCCTGATTGCCAGGATCGAGATGACCCGCCGAGGCCGTGTCCGCCGCGCCAAACTCTACTACCTGCGCAACCTGTCCGGCAAGGCCGCCCGAATCAAGGAAGGCGAGCGCGGAACCGCCACCTGATTTCTCCGGTCGTTGAATTTCATCGGCGTCTCCAGATAGGAGACGCCGATTTAACAAGGGGAGTATGCTTTGCCTTACGCCGAGGTCAGCGTCAATTCCCCAGCCGCCGGGCGCGGCGCGTACAGCTACGAACTGCCGGAAAACCTCGCCGTCCGTCCCGGCCAGGCGGTCCTGGTTCCTTTCGGCCCCAGGATACTTCAGGGCATCGCCGTCGAGGTCTCGGACACCCCCAGATTCGATGCCACCCGCCAGCTCTCCGGGGTCATCGATCCGCCGTTATACCTGACCGCCGCTCAACTGGCCGCCGGCCGCTGGATAAGACGCCATTACCTGGCGCCGTTATTCCCTTCTTTGGCGCTGTGGCTGCCGCCCGGTTTTGAGCGGTCCGCCGAGTCGGTGTTTACCCGTTCGGGGCTGGACATCGGCCAAATCCCCCTTTCGGAACTCGAACGGGACTTCCTGGCTACCCTTGACACCACTATTCCCGCTGATCAGAAAACGCTCGAAAAGCGGTTCGGCAAACTCGCGGCCCAAAAAGCCGTTCGGCATCTGCTGGGTCACGGGCTGATCGAACGCCGCTACCGGCTGCAGGCGCTCAAGGTGAAGCCCCTGCTTGAAAGGGTAGTGCACCTGAAAGGCGATCCCGAGAACGCCCTGAAAAACGCGGCTAATCTGCTTAAGCGATCCCCCAAACAATCGGCGGTCCTCCGGCTGTTAGCCACCTCGCGCGGCCGCCTCCCGTTAGCCGAGATCCGGCGGGAATTTGGCGATGTCGCCGCCGTTGTTTCGGCTCTTGTGGCCAAAGACCTCGTTCACATCGCCAACGAGGAATCCCGCCGCAATCCGAGTCTTCCGGCAGCCGTCGAGCTCCCCATGCCTCATACTTTGACCCCCGCCCAAGCCGCGGCCGTTTCCGAAGTGACCGCTTCTGTCGACCGGGCCGGGGGCGAGACCTTCCTGCTTCACGGCGTGACCGGCTCCGGCAAGACGGAGGTCTACCTCCATGCCGCCAAACACACCCTGAAACAGGGCAAGCAGGTCGTGGTGCTGGTGCCGGAGATTTCCCTGACCCATCAGATCATCGAGCGCTTCACCGCCCGGTTCTCGGGCCGGGTGGCGGTTCTCCACAGCAAACTCTCGCTGGGGGAAAGGTTTGACCAGTGGCGGGGCATCGCCGAGGGCGATTACGACATCGTCATAGGTCCCAGAAGCGCCCTGTTCGCCCCGTTCGCCAATCCGGGTCTGATAGTCATCGACGAAGAACACGAATGGGCTTACAAGCAGCAGGATACGCCGCCTTTATATCACGCCCGGGAGGCCGCCCGCCGCCTGTCCCTGGAAACCGGGGCTACGCTGCTCCTGGGGTCCGCTACCCCGGACATCGAGAGTTATTTCAAGGCCCTGCGCGGCGATTACCACCTCCTGGAACTGCCGGACCGGCTCACTCCCCACCCCTCCGCCCCGCTTCCCCCGGTGACCCTGATCGACATGCGCGACGAATTGAAAAGCGGCAATCTCTCCATTTTCAGCCGCAAACTGAAAGCCGAGATAGAAGCCGCGCTCAAAAACGGCGAACAGGTCATCCTCTTTTTCAACCGGCGCGGCGGCGCCACTTTCATCCAGTGCCGCGACTGCGGCGAAGTCCTGAAATGCCGCAACTGCCGCCTGCCCTTAGGCTTTCACCCGGTGGAGAACCGGCTGGTGTGCCACCACTGCAACGCTCAGTACCGGGTGCCTGCCGTCTGTCCCGTTTGCGGCCGCAGCCGTATCAAGTTTATCGGCCTGGGCACGCAGAAACTGGAAGAAGAGACGAAGAAGGAGTTTCCGGGAGTCAAAATCCTGCGCTGGGACTCTGATGCCGCCCGAGATAAAGATACCGGATACCGGATTTTCGATGATTTCCGCGCCGGCAAGGCGGATATCCTGATCGGCACCCAGGTCGTCGCCCGCGGCCTCGACCTGCCCAGGGTGGGACTGGTGGGCGTCATCAATGCCGATACCGCGCTCAACCTCCCCGATTTCCGGGCTGGCGAGCGGACCTTCCAGCTTCTGCTTCAGGTGGCGGGACGCGCCGGGCGGGGAGAGTTTCCCGGCCGGGTCGTTGTCCAGAGCTACCAGCCCGCGCACTATGCCATCACCGCGGCGGTGGCGCATGACTATAAGGGCTTCTATCAAAAAGAACTGGAGTATCGCCGTCTGCTGGGGTATCCTCCCTTCATCGAACTGGCGGTGCTCACCGTCCAGCATCCTGCGGAGGCGGATGGCCTGCAGATTGCCCACAATCTCAAGAAGAAACTGGAATTGGAACGGGATTCCACCGGGGCCAAGGACATCGAGTTTATCGGCCCGGCGCCGGCGTTCGTTCCCCGCCGCCGGGGCAAATACCGCTGGCAGGTTATCGTGAAGGGGCGGGATATCGTTGATTTCCTGGATAAAGCCTGTCTGTCTTCCGGCGTCGGCGTAGACGTGGATCCCCTCGGTTTGGATTAACCCTTTCGGGTTTCTCCTGATTCGACGTTAATCATCGCCGGCAAGGTCGGCGCCCATGGTTTCAGGCTTAACGCTTGTCGTAGTCACCCCCTGCTTGTATAGTAGTGTACTTAATGGCGTCTTTACCTGATCTTGTGATTACAGACCCCGGCCAGCTTGAGATCATCGCGGCCGCCGTGGTCGCCGCGGGCCGCGGCGAACGGGTTTCCATCGTCGGCGGTTTTATCCGCGACACCCTGCTGGGCCGTCCGGTTAAGGACCTGGATCTGGCGGTGGAAGGTGATGCCGGCGCTTTTTCCGGGGCTCTGGCGGCAAAACTCGGCGCCACCATGTTCGTTCTACACCAGGAAGCCGGGATGTACCGGATCAACCTGGCTGCAGGCGCGTTCGATCAGATTGACGTCACCATGGTAGATGGGACACTGGCCGATGACCTGATGCGCCGGGACTTCACCGCGGACGCCATGGCGGCGCCGCTGACGATTCCGGAGCTGACCGGTAACCGGCTGGCCATTATCGATCCTGCCAACGGCCTCGCCGACACCCGGAACCTGATTCTCCGCGCCGTTTCCCCCGGCGTATTTCAAAGCGATCCCGCCCGATTGTTGCGCGGGGTGCGCCTGTCCGCCGAACTGGGCTTCGCCATCGAGCCTGAAACCGAGAAGTTGATTGCCGAGAACGCCGCCCTGTGTCAGAACGTCGCTGGCGAACGCACCCGGGAGGACCTGGTCAAACTGTTTTCGCTGCCGTCGATGGACTCGGTAGTGGACTATCTCGACCGGCTGGGGCTTTTGACCCGGATTTTCCCCGAACTCGAGCCTTCGAGGGGCGTCGACCAGCCCATCGAGCACGCCTGGGATGTCTTAGGGCATCAGTTCAAGACGGTCCAGTCCCTGGATTGGGTGCTGCGCCGGGGCCCCTGGAACTATGCCCCCGTCGAGGCGCAAAAACTGATCCCCTGGACAAAAACTGTCCAAAACTACTTTGAGTCCA
It contains:
- the secG gene encoding preprotein translocase subunit SecG; this translates as MLTFLLVAQIIVAVALGLAALLQVRGGGLGGIFGQSDTVFRTKRGIEKTLFQMTIVLVVLLVLISIWVLLVI
- a CDS encoding SAM hydrolase/SAM-dependent halogenase family protein codes for the protein MSGIITLTTDFGDSGGYIAAMKGVILGIAPETQIVDISHRISPQNVFEAAFTLATVYRFFPENTVHLVVVDPGVGTGRKIITVKTPEGIFVGPDNGVFSYVLRDYATQIGPSEDGRHRAELAAAAQAVAVTNSRHFRQPVSNTFHGRDIMAPVAAMLSKGFELTAFGEPMDRLVMLDLPQATRQTDGSILGRIVIVDSFGNLITDVRADDLPLGNRLRVELGKYVISGLKKTYAEGTGLIALIGSSGYLEIAVPGGSAAASTGIQAGGKIRISSE
- the trmD gene encoding tRNA (guanosine(37)-N1)-methyltransferase TrmD, encoding MRIDILTLFPEMFAGPFSESILKRAAEKGLLEIHFHQIRDYTHDKHHVVDDTPYGGGAGMVMKPEPVVEAIESVKRLSDAESRTILLSPSGKLFSQGIAAELALKSRLILIAGHYEGFDERVRSYIDDEISIGDYVLSGGELPAMVIVDAVARLIPGVLGCGESHVEESHSQGLLEYPHYTRPPEFRGTPVPAILLSGNHAEIAKWRRKESLKRTSERRPDMLAGVALSKADRKTLAELNSEPEATRETDSQTG
- the rplS gene encoding 50S ribosomal protein L19, with the translated sequence MRIDELVPPVVKAEFPEINPGDTVKVHYRIIEGDKERIQVFQGIVLRKRSGADGGNFTVRRVSYGVGVERIFPFTSPLIARIEMTRRGRVRRAKLYYLRNLSGKAARIKEGERGTAT
- the priA gene encoding replication restart helicase PriA, whose amino-acid sequence is MPYAEVSVNSPAAGRGAYSYELPENLAVRPGQAVLVPFGPRILQGIAVEVSDTPRFDATRQLSGVIDPPLYLTAAQLAAGRWIRRHYLAPLFPSLALWLPPGFERSAESVFTRSGLDIGQIPLSELERDFLATLDTTIPADQKTLEKRFGKLAAQKAVRHLLGHGLIERRYRLQALKVKPLLERVVHLKGDPENALKNAANLLKRSPKQSAVLRLLATSRGRLPLAEIRREFGDVAAVVSALVAKDLVHIANEESRRNPSLPAAVELPMPHTLTPAQAAAVSEVTASVDRAGGETFLLHGVTGSGKTEVYLHAAKHTLKQGKQVVVLVPEISLTHQIIERFTARFSGRVAVLHSKLSLGERFDQWRGIAEGDYDIVIGPRSALFAPFANPGLIVIDEEHEWAYKQQDTPPLYHAREAARRLSLETGATLLLGSATPDIESYFKALRGDYHLLELPDRLTPHPSAPLPPVTLIDMRDELKSGNLSIFSRKLKAEIEAALKNGEQVILFFNRRGGATFIQCRDCGEVLKCRNCRLPLGFHPVENRLVCHHCNAQYRVPAVCPVCGRSRIKFIGLGTQKLEEETKKEFPGVKILRWDSDAARDKDTGYRIFDDFRAGKADILIGTQVVARGLDLPRVGLVGVINADTALNLPDFRAGERTFQLLLQVAGRAGRGEFPGRVVVQSYQPAHYAITAAVAHDYKGFYQKELEYRRLLGYPPFIELAVLTVQHPAEADGLQIAHNLKKKLELERDSTGAKDIEFIGPAPAFVPRRRGKYRWQVIVKGRDIVDFLDKACLSSGVGVDVDPLGLD
- a CDS encoding CCA tRNA nucleotidyltransferase, giving the protein MASLPDLVITDPGQLEIIAAAVVAAGRGERVSIVGGFIRDTLLGRPVKDLDLAVEGDAGAFSGALAAKLGATMFVLHQEAGMYRINLAAGAFDQIDVTMVDGTLADDLMRRDFTADAMAAPLTIPELTGNRLAIIDPANGLADTRNLILRAVSPGVFQSDPARLLRGVRLSAELGFAIEPETEKLIAENAALCQNVAGERTREDLVKLFSLPSMDSVVDYLDRLGLLTRIFPELEPSRGVDQPIEHAWDVLGHQFKTVQSLDWVLRRGPWNYAPVEAQKLIPWTKTVQNYFESTVNSGACRTALTRLAALIHDIAKPETKTLAPNGRVRFYGHPGRGAETAVSMLTRLRFSQKEIKFIAAMVELHMRPTQMGPDSIQPTPRAVYRFNRDAGDAAVATLYLSLADHLAARGPTLQLDNFAEHVKIVTYVLSERDRQQAEAPDRLIDGNDLQSRFGLKPGPELGRILEELAEARATGEISTHEEGLELAERLINTAK